GAGACAGATAATCCGGAAGAAGAAAATCAGGATATCACAGAGGAAATGTTATGTAAGCCGGAAGTTTGTTCACCATTTGCGCCATTCCCTGCCATTTCAATGCCACCATCGGCAAATCAGGGGGACAGAGTTGCGACTCCTCCATCGGAAGCGACAATTGGAACTAGAGGTCCACATGGCCAGCCCATAAGAAGAAGAAAATTCGTAGATAGTGACGCATCAGATAAAGTCTTTACAGCGTATTTTTCGGAAAAACAGGCTAAATTGTCAAACCCCCTTCCGCCAAAAGATGTAGGGGACAGGAGAGAGGAAGCAATAAAAAATTTCCTTATGAGCCTCATCCCAGACCTCATGCAGTTGAATGATGTTCAACTGAGGAGTTATAAAAGGAGAGCTTTGCTactcatagatgaggttggtggaagttcaacagatctccctcaatcttcgctcaatgTACCAATGGGTGGTAATTtttccggattaaatcgacttgagaagacaactccccaagaacactcccactccacagaaaattgtacaacagttcatcaatccctgtgacttaaattttttttctactttaccttttgtttctgtttttcataatacctacatgattatattcaactatgtaaataaaaagctaaGCTTCATGTTATCAGTATGCGTTCTTCCGCGCTGACACATCCCCTCATATTTGTATCCTTGTAATGAATGGCTAGAGCAACAGTTTCTACTAGATGGATATAAGATTGCTTGGTCATTCTATAAAATTCCAGAAATTTCTCATCACTCTCTTGCATTTCTCGTGCACCAACAAATAAACGAGTGTGAAAATTGTTTTCAATGTACGGATGCAACCATAATCTGCGATGTTTGAAAAACACAAATCGTCTGAGAAATAATCGACCCGTGTGCAGATGGCAATCGCGCTCGTCGTATAGTGGTCTGGAGACCCTATTTcgtggccaaaattcaatttttcaactttaatacattgaaaaattttttccctataaagTAACAATCCTTCAAAACtcccaaatccaaaatattattcattttagataaTTCTGTGATGAGATACAGCGGTCTAAAGACAAAGTCAGAAAATTGAAAGTACGAGGGTAGTCCCAGAAGTACCCGACCTAACAAAGAAAACAcaaaaaatttcggaaaaataactttatttctcaacgtagTCTCCTTTTAGCTCGATACACTTTTCCAAACGATGTTCAATAGCTTCGATACCCTGTTTATAGTGAGATCCGTCGAGCTCCTTAAAATAGCCATCAACCGCAGACTCCACCTCTTCATTGTTGGCAAATCTTTTACCACCGagccattttttcaattttgtgaaGAGAAAATAGTCTGAGGGGGCTAAATCTGGCGAACAGGGTGCGTGAGGAAACAATTCGAACTTTAACTCATTGATTTTGGTCTCCGCGATACCGGATGTGTGAACTGGTgcattgtcctgatggaacaacatttcctttctCGCTAAATGCTATCAAACAAATACTAAACAACGTTTTCAGTATCGTCTTCAGACTTCAAACTTAAGCTTTATAAAGATTGTACTTTTGGCTATAGtaagttttcaaataaaaacCGTCAGCTATATGTCAAGGTCGGGTACTTCTGTGGGTACTACCCTCGTAAAATAAAACGTTCATTTTTTTGTCCAAGGGACGACCTTCGGACCTAaatttcggatgtcccagggacgtCCATTTTTTGTCCAAGGGACGTCCTTGTCCTTGTTGCAATGATATGTACATGCTTCTCATGGTTAGTTATCGTATCAGAATTAAGAAAATCACCAATCTAAGCCCTTCCTTTTCAAAGGTATCTCTTGAAACGATAAATTGTCTTCATCAGTAAAAGCAGCAGATTCGAAACTGTCATCTTGATCGGCAATTTCACTGTTTCAGCTGAAAACAAATTATATGGAAATTATACACATTTAACCTATTGCAGACTGAGTTCAAGTATTTTTTATGAAGAGATTTATACCTTGCACTTTCATTTTCTCACTTTCATATACTACACTTATGCCGGGTCTatcacaatgaaaattttcttcacAATACACACAGGCAGAGAATTTTATTCTCGGTATCCCATTGTCAGGTTCTCAAATCCTTGGGAGGCCTCAGAGAATTTTAATTGGCACAGATTGCATCgtctgtaaaatataattaaagaaatcacaaagtatcatGTCCATTACTTTTGAACTAACTTTTTACAGACAGAATTTACTtatctaaaatattttaatcagattttaGCATTCAATTGATGATTTTCATCCATTGAAAACGAACAtcaccattttttttctcgattttcgtCTCATACTGACTTGAAGAATCACCCGTTAAATTTTCTCTCACATGTTGCCGATATATATGTACTAATATGTCATGGACTAGACCGGACCAGCATTTTTGGCGGAAGAAAAGTCACATCATATCTTAGCGGCGACACAATGacctaaaacaatttttcaagaattaATGTACGTAActattatattatgtattataaatatagttggatataacaatataattattttaaaatatattacagaTACACAGGACTCGTTCCAAAActaaaaattagtaaaatggtAAGTAATACGTGAAACAAAAAAGCATTATTTACTTTTAATGttgtaaataacattaaatcacttgaggatttctaaaataaattagataataCACCTTGTATTtacttacaagtttttcaatAATGACAGGTACCGTAAAAAATCACTGTCTTTAAATCAATCATTTCTGCAACACATAAaatatatccaaatttgaaaattcaataTTTGTTTCGATCATACTTTTTTAGAGAGTTATCGGTAtatatcttataatttataatattcatcACATCTTACACAATAACCCGTAAAACTAACACCACTGAAAAATTCTGATACTATAGCAGACATATTATgcatatatagaaaatataaccATAAACTAATCTGCTAATCACCCAGCACAAATCACGATGGTAAACAACAGCTGAATTCTCGTTCTGTGCGCAATCCATTTTGTGTCCAATTCTACATGTGCGCAATTCGTATTTTGTGGTGTGCAATTGTGTGCAATCACTGCCAATCACGCTGTGCGCTGCTGTGCGCCAAACAGCCGTGTGCGCAATAACGCTGTGTGCAGAAGAACTGTGCACAGATAACGCATGCGCTAtctcgtgcgccatcgaaggccTCTCGTCTATAAGTATTATGGTCTACGATAGAAGAGGAATGGCGGGGAAATCTAATCTCGGCTGCATTAGTTGGCATCAGTTGGCATGGCAACCGGTTCGATCCGATCTCTGAATTTCTGATAAATTCTAATTATATCCGTGGTATGGAATCCAAATAAAAGACGTCGATTCGATGTCGTTAAACCGTTTTATCTTTTATCGGTCGACGTTCTTCGTGTCTACCGCATACTATACACTGCAGCATTATGCAATAATTCCACGCAACATCGAATTCAGATTTCAGTAACGCTGTTGAATAACTACGTAAGGCGTAAGGTAGTCATTACACcagaacaaaaatttaaaaaaataaaacatttccgATTTGAGAGAAAAATGATTTGCTGGACATCTATCTCAATAACACGTGATTTTAATGTGATCACGGGATGAGATATTCCTACTTGAAACGAACCTCTTGAACACGAGGTCGACGTATTTACATAGATGTCCGACACAGCTTCTCTCGTATTAAGGAGTTCGTCGCGTTATCCAATAATAATTGTACGACGCCCTTATATTACACACTCGATCAGGTAAAAATATAGCAGGACCTCGTGCACAGGATGCCTTGACTAAATAGAATAGAATATTCATTGTTGCGTGAATAAGCTTCTCAAAATAAAGTTAAACTATTTTGAGGGGTGCTTGTAAAAGTAGGAAAAATTTCAACGTCATCTTTCAATGAGATTCAGTGATATTCCAAGGATATTTGCGAACTTGTTTAAACGAGAAGTCCTGTACCACGACCAtagaattctttatttttttaaagaatctCACCTTTCAATGAGATTCCACGGATATTTGTTGCCAtacaaaatattcaaaatttgtAGAAGCGTAGATTTCTGTGCGTGACTGTAGTCGAACCAGTTTGAATGAGATGCCCGCTTTCATATTAATtgtatatgtttcttctatcgtaTTACGCGGTGCCGGTGGTAATTCTCGTACAATAATACTCCAAAGGGGTTCACTGTAATAATAGAGAATTCTACGAAAACGAAAGTAACGaaatacataataaataataagtgTCCATGCGTCAGAGACGGTAGGCGAGCGTGGGTCGCGCGTGTCGATCGGGAGGAATAGAGGAATAGATGGGGAGAGGTTGAAGCTGAACACGAGCCAAAAACTGGTGACACAGTACACAGTCCCGAGGAGATATCTCGTGCCATCTGTTGTTGCGAAAGAAATCCGAGTGTGTGATGCGTTTATCAGCGGTCCGACAAAGACTCGCCGTACAAAGTAGGCCGAGAACCCGACTTCAGGCCCTTGTGACCTTTCGTAGTTTGTGGTGACCTTCAATAGAGGTTGGCTTCCCGGAACTCAGCGCTAAGCGTTCACTCCACCCGCTTTGGTACACGTCTCGTCTCGACAACTTTTCCTATTATTTTCTCAGACGATACGCTGCCACAACCAGTGAATTCTTCTCGCCAAAAAATCCAAGTGTCTCTTCTTCTGCGTGTCTCGAGTAAgtctcttttttctctttctagTCGAGCGTCGCGCGGTTCAACAGACCCGGCGAAACCCAATAAAAGTGGTAATATTTCGGCGCTGTCATTGACCTTTGATAAACCCGTAGACGCAACGTGCTCGAAGTCGCGAGAGCACCACATTATTTCCTCGTCGAACTTGACTCGTATTCGCGAGACGGAAACGTACCTCCCAATCAATTCCGATCACATCGATCTTAATCTTGATCTTGAAACGGCACGGTCTCGATCGCCAGTAAATACGATTTAAACGTGAAACGAAACGCTCTGCGATCCGTGATTCGAACTGTGCCGTTGAAACATTCTTCCGGATCTTTGCTATTTCGAAGTGACTCTATTTACGATCTTGCTTTCGAATTTCCGTAAATCCTTGCGTTTTGATTTTTTCTCGTTACTCCGTAAATATTCGAGTAAAACAAGAGTGCAGTGTATTTCGGGAAAATAGACACACTGTGTAAGTTTCAAATGTGGAAGACATTTTTCTCGGTGGAATTGTTcttaattattaccattataaCAGGTATTTATCGATTTAAATCTGTACAAACATAGATTGAAGAAGAACTGGCAAAATGTCGAGGGAACGGGCATCCAAAAGATTCTATCGTATGGATAGCA
This genomic stretch from Lasioglossum baleicum chromosome 4, iyLasBale1, whole genome shotgun sequence harbors:
- the LOC143208241 gene encoding uncharacterized protein LOC143208241 isoform X2 yields the protein MNECKEKWRNLRSTFVRHLKPKPSGTGATKRPYYLMDAMQFAVPFVKVLGNLTGNLPEASQTTLSFTTSTADDDETDNPEEENQDITEEMLCKPEVCSPFAPFPAISMPPSANQGDRVATPPSEATIGTRGPHGQPIRRRKFVDSDASDKVFTAYFSEKQAKLSNPLPPKDVGDRREEAIKNFLMSLIPDLMQLNDVQLRSYKRRALLLIDEVGGSSTDLPQSSLNVPMGGNFSGLNRLEKTTPQEHSHSTENCTTVHQSL
- the LOC143208241 gene encoding uncharacterized protein LOC143208241 isoform X1, with the translated sequence MEAFNLKFVGEVEKHPELYNYTLQAYSKRDAIKKAWKNVAKEVNLSVNECKEKWRNLRSTFVRHLKPKPSGTGATKRPYYLMDAMQFAVPFVKVLGNLTGNLPEASQTTLSFTTSTADDDETDNPEEENQDITEEMLCKPEVCSPFAPFPAISMPPSANQGDRVATPPSEATIGTRGPHGQPIRRRKFVDSDASDKVFTAYFSEKQAKLSNPLPPKDVGDRREEAIKNFLMSLIPDLMQLNDVQLRSYKRRALLLIDEVGGSSTDLPQSSLNVPMGGNFSGLNRLEKTTPQEHSHSTENCTTVHQSL